A single genomic interval of Lynx canadensis isolate LIC74 chromosome A2, mLynCan4.pri.v2, whole genome shotgun sequence harbors:
- the ZNF358 gene encoding zinc finger protein 358 isoform X2, protein MRRSVLVRNPGHKGPRPAYDELDSDSEDLDPNPEELDPEPDPEDLNTVSEDVDPSYEDLGPVSEDLDPDAEAPSSVSGTRDSDPQDLDPMSSSFDLDPDVIGPVPLVLDPNSDTLSPTEAPDLDPLSSSLTATPEVLAASPAVLPAPASPPRPFSCPDCGRAFRRSSGLSQHRRTHSGEKPYRCPDCGKSFSHGATLAQHRGIHTGARPYQCAACGKAFGWRSTLLKHRSSHSGEKPHHCPVCGKAFGHGSLLAQHLRTHGGPRPHKCPVCAKGFGQGSALLKHLRTHTGERPYPCPQCGKAFGQSSALLQHQRTHTAERPYRCPHCGKAFGQSSNLQHHLRIHTGERPYACPHCSKAFGQSSALLQHLHVHSGERPYRCQLCGKAFGQASSLTKHKRVHEGAAAAAAAAAAAAAGLGLSPASMLRPGQVSLLGPDAVSVLGSGLGLSPGPSSGLGSDPGSEPGSLPDPSPKAVSGSESTPTPDSIKASDPKPGHDADPDLVASPDHGSGPSSDSNPESHPEPCSPTHDTVSPALPTGESPEWVREQGALLGPDG, encoded by the coding sequence ATGCGGCGCTCGGTCCTGGTCAGGAACCCAGGCCACAAAGGCCCAAGGCCCGCTTATGATGAGCTTGACTCTGACTCCGAGGACCTGGACCCCAACCCTGAAGAGCTGGACCCAGAGCCCGACCCAGAAGACCTCAACACTGTCTCCGAGGATGTGGACCCCAGCTACGAAGATCTGGGGCCCGTCTCTGAGGATCTGGACCCCGATGCTGAAGCTCCGAGCTCCGTCTCGGGGACCCGTGACTCGGATCCCCAAGATCTCGACCCCATGTCCTCAAGTTTCGACCTGGATCCAGACGTCATCGGCCCTGTCCCCCTGGTTCTTGACCCCAACAGCGACACCCTCAGCCCCACCGAAGCCCCAGACCTGGACCCCCTCTCATCTAGCCTCACTGCCACTCCCGAGGTCCTGGCCGCCAGCCCCGCGGTGCTTCCTGCGCCTGCCAGCCCTCCCCGGCCCTTCTCCTGCCCCGATTGCGGGCGAGCCTTCCGCCGCAGCTCGGGGCTGAGCCAGCACCGCCGCACCCACAGCGGCGAGAAGCCCTACCGCTGCCCCGACTGCGGCAAGTCGTTCAGCCACGGCGCCACGCTGGCCCAGCACCGGGGCATCCACACGGGCGCGCGGCCCTACCAGTGCGCCGCCTGCGGCAAGGCCTTCGGCTGGCGCTCCACGCTGCTGAAGCACCGTAGCAGCCACAGCGGCGAGAAGCCGCACCACTGCCCCGTGTGCGGCAAGGCCTTCGGGCACGGCTCGCTGCTGGCGCAGCACCTGCGCACTCACGGCGGCCCGCGGCCGCACAAGTGCCCCGTGTGCGCCAAGGGCTTCGGGCAGGGCTCCGCGCTGCTGAAGCACCTGCGCACGCACACGGGCGAGCGGCCGTACCCGTGCCCGCAGTGCGGCAAGGCCTTCGGCCAGAGCTCGGCGCTGCTGCAGCACCAGCGCACGCACACGGCGGAGCGCCCGTACCGCTGTCCCCACTGCGGCAAGGCGTTCGGCCAGAGCTCCAACCTGCAGCACCACCTGCGCATCCACACGGGCGAGCGGCCCTACGCCTGCCCCCACTGCTCCAAGGCCTTCGGGCAGAGCTCCGCGCTGCTGCAGCACCTGCACGTGCATTCCGGAGAGCGCCCCTACCGCTGCCAGCTCTGCGGCAAGGCCTTCGGCCAGGCTTCCAGCCTCACCAAGCACAAGCGCGTGCACGAGGGCGCCGCCGCGGCGGCTGCCGCTGCCGCGGCGGCCGCCGCAGGCCTGGGCCTCAGTCCTGCTTCGATGCTGCGGCCCGGGCAGGTCTCCCTCCTGGGGCCTGATGCTGTGTCTGTTCTCGGCTCCGGCCTGGGCCTCAGCCCTGGCCCCAGCTCTGGCCTTGGCTCTGACCCTGGCTCCGAGCCGGGCTCCCTCCCTGATCCCAGCCCCAAAGCTGTCTCTGGCTCCGAATCTACCCCCACCCCTGATTCTATCAAAGCTTCTGACCCTAAGCCTGGTCACGACGCAGATCCCGACCTTGTGGCCAGCCCTGACCACGGATCTGGCCCCAGCTCCGACTCCAACCCCGAGTCTCATCCCGAACCCTGCTCCCCCACCCATGACACTGTCAGCCCAGCCCTCCCTACTGGCGAGAGTCCTGAGTGGGTGCGGGAACAAGGGGCGCTGCTGGGGCCCGACGGCTGA
- the ZNF358 gene encoding zinc finger protein 358 isoform X1: MQRGAEPWNWVLETSSAGSHDFHPDPALEAASISTPGMRRSVLVRNPGHKGPRPAYDELDSDSEDLDPNPEELDPEPDPEDLNTVSEDVDPSYEDLGPVSEDLDPDAEAPSSVSGTRDSDPQDLDPMSSSFDLDPDVIGPVPLVLDPNSDTLSPTEAPDLDPLSSSLTATPEVLAASPAVLPAPASPPRPFSCPDCGRAFRRSSGLSQHRRTHSGEKPYRCPDCGKSFSHGATLAQHRGIHTGARPYQCAACGKAFGWRSTLLKHRSSHSGEKPHHCPVCGKAFGHGSLLAQHLRTHGGPRPHKCPVCAKGFGQGSALLKHLRTHTGERPYPCPQCGKAFGQSSALLQHQRTHTAERPYRCPHCGKAFGQSSNLQHHLRIHTGERPYACPHCSKAFGQSSALLQHLHVHSGERPYRCQLCGKAFGQASSLTKHKRVHEGAAAAAAAAAAAAAGLGLSPASMLRPGQVSLLGPDAVSVLGSGLGLSPGPSSGLGSDPGSEPGSLPDPSPKAVSGSESTPTPDSIKASDPKPGHDADPDLVASPDHGSGPSSDSNPESHPEPCSPTHDTVSPALPTGESPEWVREQGALLGPDG, encoded by the coding sequence ATCCGGCCCTAGAAGCAGCCAGCATTTCCACACCAGGGATGCGGCGCTCGGTCCTGGTCAGGAACCCAGGCCACAAAGGCCCAAGGCCCGCTTATGATGAGCTTGACTCTGACTCCGAGGACCTGGACCCCAACCCTGAAGAGCTGGACCCAGAGCCCGACCCAGAAGACCTCAACACTGTCTCCGAGGATGTGGACCCCAGCTACGAAGATCTGGGGCCCGTCTCTGAGGATCTGGACCCCGATGCTGAAGCTCCGAGCTCCGTCTCGGGGACCCGTGACTCGGATCCCCAAGATCTCGACCCCATGTCCTCAAGTTTCGACCTGGATCCAGACGTCATCGGCCCTGTCCCCCTGGTTCTTGACCCCAACAGCGACACCCTCAGCCCCACCGAAGCCCCAGACCTGGACCCCCTCTCATCTAGCCTCACTGCCACTCCCGAGGTCCTGGCCGCCAGCCCCGCGGTGCTTCCTGCGCCTGCCAGCCCTCCCCGGCCCTTCTCCTGCCCCGATTGCGGGCGAGCCTTCCGCCGCAGCTCGGGGCTGAGCCAGCACCGCCGCACCCACAGCGGCGAGAAGCCCTACCGCTGCCCCGACTGCGGCAAGTCGTTCAGCCACGGCGCCACGCTGGCCCAGCACCGGGGCATCCACACGGGCGCGCGGCCCTACCAGTGCGCCGCCTGCGGCAAGGCCTTCGGCTGGCGCTCCACGCTGCTGAAGCACCGTAGCAGCCACAGCGGCGAGAAGCCGCACCACTGCCCCGTGTGCGGCAAGGCCTTCGGGCACGGCTCGCTGCTGGCGCAGCACCTGCGCACTCACGGCGGCCCGCGGCCGCACAAGTGCCCCGTGTGCGCCAAGGGCTTCGGGCAGGGCTCCGCGCTGCTGAAGCACCTGCGCACGCACACGGGCGAGCGGCCGTACCCGTGCCCGCAGTGCGGCAAGGCCTTCGGCCAGAGCTCGGCGCTGCTGCAGCACCAGCGCACGCACACGGCGGAGCGCCCGTACCGCTGTCCCCACTGCGGCAAGGCGTTCGGCCAGAGCTCCAACCTGCAGCACCACCTGCGCATCCACACGGGCGAGCGGCCCTACGCCTGCCCCCACTGCTCCAAGGCCTTCGGGCAGAGCTCCGCGCTGCTGCAGCACCTGCACGTGCATTCCGGAGAGCGCCCCTACCGCTGCCAGCTCTGCGGCAAGGCCTTCGGCCAGGCTTCCAGCCTCACCAAGCACAAGCGCGTGCACGAGGGCGCCGCCGCGGCGGCTGCCGCTGCCGCGGCGGCCGCCGCAGGCCTGGGCCTCAGTCCTGCTTCGATGCTGCGGCCCGGGCAGGTCTCCCTCCTGGGGCCTGATGCTGTGTCTGTTCTCGGCTCCGGCCTGGGCCTCAGCCCTGGCCCCAGCTCTGGCCTTGGCTCTGACCCTGGCTCCGAGCCGGGCTCCCTCCCTGATCCCAGCCCCAAAGCTGTCTCTGGCTCCGAATCTACCCCCACCCCTGATTCTATCAAAGCTTCTGACCCTAAGCCTGGTCACGACGCAGATCCCGACCTTGTGGCCAGCCCTGACCACGGATCTGGCCCCAGCTCCGACTCCAACCCCGAGTCTCATCCCGAACCCTGCTCCCCCACCCATGACACTGTCAGCCCAGCCCTCCCTACTGGCGAGAGTCCTGAGTGGGTGCGGGAACAAGGGGCGCTGCTGGGGCCCGACGGCTGA